Within the Flavobacterium sp. N502536 genome, the region AGCCCATTGCCGTGAAAGTGTGGGAGGATGACAGTGATGTCGTTGAAGTCAATAAAAATACTTCGATCTGGTTTAGCGAACTTTTGGGTTTCGAATGTAAACTGGTTAAAATTATTAGAAACGGAGATCGTAAACACGAAAGTTCAAAACTAAAAGAAACCTTTAATGTAAGTTTGGCCGACGGTTATCCGTATTTAATGATCGGAACCGAAAGTCTGGATTTTCTAAATGAAAAACTGGAAGACAAAATTACCGTTTTGCGCTTCCGTCCGAACATTGTAATCAGCAGTCAAAAGGCTCATGAGGAAGACGATTTTGTTGCTTTTAAAATTGGAGAAGTGCGGTTTAGAAACATAAAACCCTGCGGAAGATGCATTATGGTAAATAATGATCCGCAAAAAGGCATTGTAAAAAAAGAACCTCTGAAGACTTTAAGTAAATATCGAAATGTAAACAATTCCGTTTTATTCGGAACCAATATTGTAAGCCTGAATTCAGGACTTATCAGTGTTGGAGACGCGATTGTTTTTTAAAAATTAATTTTCATAAAGTTCCAGTTTAGCGTATTGAAAAGCACTAACTCATTGTTTAAAGTGGGTAATTCCAAAATTAATTTTAGTGTTTCATGCGCCATCATTGTACCGATAATTCCGGGTAATGTTCCTAAAACGCCA harbors:
- a CDS encoding MOSC domain-containing protein, with the translated sequence MSAVHIVKELYIYPVKSLAGISCQSAHAEEMGFENDRRWMLVDAENKMLTQREYPLMSQFYPQISEGKISIAFKDQKHDFLIEEHLDQPIAVKVWEDDSDVVEVNKNTSIWFSELLGFECKLVKIIRNGDRKHESSKLKETFNVSLADGYPYLMIGTESLDFLNEKLEDKITVLRFRPNIVISSQKAHEEDDFVAFKIGEVRFRNIKPCGRCIMVNNDPQKGIVKKEPLKTLSKYRNVNNSVLFGTNIVSLNSGLISVGDAIVF